The Apus apus isolate bApuApu2 chromosome 4, bApuApu2.pri.cur, whole genome shotgun sequence genome contains the following window.
aaattCTTaatcaggattttaaaaaggaatgcaTAAATTCATGTCCACCATGTGATATAATGCTATGGAAAAAGTATATAACACATACCTAGACTGATTAATAACTGACGACAACAATTTCCTAAGTTGTCTTTTCAAAAGgtattattaacaaaaaaaaaaaaaaaagagaaaattgatCACTGAAAAACCATTAAAACTGCACTGCAAATCCAGTAAGGAAGATCACTGTGTACAGTATTCAGTATAGTCTGTAACAAAATTCAGATGTTAATAATTCTTGCATGCTTGACTTTGTAGTGAAGTTATTTCaaaagattgattttttttgcatggatTTAAATGGGGGAGAAAGCTTGAACTGTACATGTAAGAatctaaataaattaatcataGGAAATCCCATCCTAAAATCTACATTCTCTCTATGAGTACCTAAACACAGTatcttaaacaaacaaaaaatatctttctgaaGTTTAGGTGTCACTGATAActtaaaatcaatttatttgCCAACATGGTTTTCACCTGTGAGACCTTCCAATTCATTTAATCAGCCAGTATTCCTGTTAAACAATTAACATGCACCCAAACCCCTTCAGATACTGCATTATAGAACAGTACAAAGAGAATGAGCGGGGTTATTTACGAGCAATTATATTATGGAAAACATATTATGGTACTGGAAATTATACTTACCCACCTCCCCTCTCCATCTGCCAGTCTACACTTTTCCTTTCTACTAAGTGTGACATAGTTCAAAAGTTTGTACAGTATACCTCAATTTCATATGGGGTTAGAACTTGCGGCATTGGCtatttcagctcttctttcttttcattaagaCCTACTTCTATTTACCTGTCTTAGAAAGCCCTGCTCGATTACTGTCTATTTCAACTTTAGTAGTAGCTGATGACTGTTCTCTGCTGTGAAAAAGTGCTCCTTTAAAAGCTCCTTCTTCCTGATTatcaatttttttcccaaaaaaagtaaaaatttacaTCCTGAAACATGGCCATTTAATAACAGCAACACATTTGTCACCATTACCTGCCTCCtcccttcattttcctttttgtcataACCTACTGTCCCTGCATGCCAATGCTGTTTTTTCACAATTGTTTCTCCAATATGTCCCTTCTCTGTTGTCTCCCCTTGGCTTCATCTGCTTCACTTTTCCCTAAAGCTCTTCTTACAGCTGATTCCTTCCTAGCTCTCAGTTTCTGCCAGGGTAGGATTGCAGCCTGTTAGGCTGCTTTTGTACCTGTGATGCCTTCCATGGGGTCATTTTATTTCTAAGcagcagactggaaaaaaaaaaagacagcaaagatCCATCCTTGGATCTGACAGAATCATACATGCTGTACTGAATGTCTATCTACACCACACActccttaaaatattttaggcaGGGAAGGACACTcaagataaattaaattgtGCAATTTtgactggttttggttttgttttgtttggggttttttttaatttatctgaaaCAGCTCATGTAATTTGCTCTTCACTTAGTGACAGATTTGTGGATAAAACCATAGATAATGGCAGACAGCAATGAGATGACCATCAACCTTGTTGTCCTTGGAAGAACTCAGACTGGCAAAAGTGCTGCTGGGAACAGCTTGTTGGGCAGCTCAGACTTTGAGAGTCATTTCTCTCCAAGGTCTGTGACTACATGCTGCAGCCTTGGACGCAGCTGCCGCATTTTGGGGATTATACGAAGAAACGGCCATGAGTTCGCTCTCCGTGTTCGAGTACTTGACACTCCAAGCTACCCTCACACTGTTCTGAGCAAAGAGCAGGTGAGAGACACAGTGAGATCAGCCCTGGCTCACCACTTTGGAGAGGAAGGCCTTCATCTGGCTCTCTTAGTCCTGAGGGCTGACTTGCCTGTATGTCCAGATGAAAGTGATCACACCATTCAGTTCATACAGGTAACAGATAAACAAacacctttttgttttcaggtgGTAATAGTTATGCAAGAATTGACCACAAAAGTGAAACAGAGAAGCGCAGTTGAAAACTGGAACAGTTCCCAGTCCAGCAGTTAAAACATGCCATTTTCAACTCCAACACCAGAGCTACACTTACCAACCTAAACCTGGGAAAAGAGGCAAGAACTGCTCACTTTTGTACATGGGCTTGGCACAAAGGAATCTAGGAACCAAATTTACCTATCAAAGTAAGCTTTATCATCACAGATCTAGCTTGTCGAAGAGAAATGCTATTTAAAGTAAGCAGAAATCATTTTACCTCATTCTCCTGTTCTCTGTATAGGACCAAAGTAGAGAGCAACGGGTTCAAAACCCACGCAGAAAAATCTGATTGACCTGGGACAAGGATGCTCAGCTCTGTCCTGCACTGTCACTACAGAGGCCAGCAAACAGACATTGCTCAGTTTAGCTATCTATCAGATGAGTCAAGTTTGTATGatttatgaagaaataaaggGTGTCAGCTATTGCCAAAGTCTGCACACTACACTTTGCATCTATCTCGCACTGATGAACTTTCTAAAAATCTTTAGGACTGGAAGGGACTTTCTGGCCCATCAGGTCTTATCACCTGCTGTAACTGATATTAGCAAAATAATATATATGTAGACAAAACCATAAGCATATAAATATACTGATAGAAAAATAGCTATCAGAATGTGTTTGATTTGTTCTTCTGCTCCGATTACTCTCTATTAGAAGGCTAGTATCACTTTTCTGGTAGCTTGAGAGTTTGCTTGAATTTCAACACACTCTTATTGTCagtttacatatatttttttccactgctacCCTTTTTCCTTATACAGTTCTCTTATCTCTTTATACTTCATGGTATTTTAGAGAAACCAGTATTTACTCAAAATATTTCTACTCCAAGCCAATGAAAAATTATCATGCTTCTTGTTTGAGGCTGTTTTGGATCCAGTCTCTGTGAACATGAAAAGATTAAGAGATGCCACCATgccttttctcttaaaaaaccttactagaaagaaaaaaaagcatatttaaaaataatgagaaagcAACACTTACTTGTTTCATGATTACAACTGACTCTCAGCTTATCTAAGGGTTGCTTTTTAGTTATTTTCCCCTGAAAAGACCAGCTACTACAATATCATCAGGCACAAATAGGGCAGGACAGCTGACTGAGTGCTGGGAGTAATGGTTATATATATGTCATTCCAAGAAGGTATTAGCATGAAAACTACTATCTTTAGCAATTGAGCGCTTTCACAACGATCCTCTGTACATTAGGGATGGCATATCAATGAAGTTGACATAGCAGTAGAAGACCACTGGCATTTAAAtctctctggatttttttaaattcagtagCATATCCTAATGAATCAAGAGTGGCAGATACCAATTTCAGAACATTACCATTGATTTTGAATCCTCAGCAAATCAATGAACTATCCTCTCCAAACTTGTAACCCCACGCTTCCTTAGCTTACACCAAAGTTTtgtagatttaatttttttgcattcctAGTGTCTCAACAAAATCACTATTAATACACCAGATTTTCCTAACTCCCTGCTTACCTTGGAAGAAGATAAGTATCCTTTAAAACAGTTTAATGTACTTTGGTATTTAGGTTACAGAGCTAAGATCATTGCAAAGTCACCTTTATTACCAAAGTAGGCTTCTTGTCACATTAGTTAGCATGATTGCACCAAAgttgtaatttaatttacatcTGTAAATGAAAGCCCAATCtcttattaatattaaaattttcaATAATTGTtgacaaaaaaagcagcttgtgAACCACAGCAGTTAAACTCTTTGGCCCATCACTTAGTTTAGTGCATTTGatttgtgtttttcctgaatTGCTGATAATAATTCAGTTTTATGGGATACAGCTGCAATTGCAGTTGgtgttaataaaaattaatcatttattttttcaacacaAGGTGATTTGgcaagttttaaagaaaaatttcaaaGAGCTGTAAAAGTGTACAATTATGGGTATGTGTAAATATCGATACAAACTAATGTGTGAcaactatttttctttattaacatacatattttttaactgaagatCTACTAACATCTGTAGCAACAGAATAGAGCTAGAGCTACATGACCACATATTTCCACTGAAAGTGGATGTCAGTGTCTTGGGAAGgtgaaaaaacccagaaatttcATCAACTTAGATAGCATGAACTGGATTCCTGCCAGGAAAAGAACATACAACTGGTCTGTTGATACATAAGTATATGAGGTGAGAGAGaaggaacaagagaaaaaaataactatttaataTTTGCTTATCATTTCAGGAACTTCTGGGTCCCACATGGAAGGATTTCACTGCAGTTCTACTTACTCATGCAGACAAGGCAGAAGAGGCTGGATTCAGTGAGGAAGCATACTTGCACAGCGCATCAAGTACCCTGTTGTCACTTGTGAGCTCAGTacaacataaatacattttcctagACAACCAGAGGAGCATAATTAAAGAGGAAAGGGCTATTGTCTTAAGAAAGCTCTTGACTTTTATAAGACAAAATAATTATAAAGTACTTCGACTTAAACACAGCAAGGAATTAAAATAGCTTTCAGGTGCTCATTTATCTATTTGCTGTTGTAGGTAACATCAACTGGAAAATTCCACATCCATACCAAATACCTTTGAACACACAGTTGGAAATATCTCTTTAGATTACCAAACTACTTGCCTTTCATAGAGTACTTCCGCATCCAGAATTCTAGCTTCAACCACAAAATTAGAACAATTCAGTGCTCTAATCACTCTCCTAATATGTATATGCAGAATATACATTATATGTATGCAGTCACAGATGCGATTTTACGCCACATCAGATTATATGTTGCAGTTCATACATAACAGAACacagatctggaaaaaaaataagtaaaaatgcACAAGTTCAGACTGTAAGGGTGTCTCTCTACTCAATTCTTCAAGCTTTTAGAAGTTTCTCTGAATTCCAAAGTTTATAAAGAGCTTTCCAGTATTAAAAGCCAAGATTTATCTACTgtaaaagcatttctttacctTAAATCAAGCTTAGTTAGAATTGAGATTTTGAACTTTAAGAGTTTTGTTTAAGACAACATTATTGGATATCTAGTTTAAAAGACATAAAATAGCTCCCATGTGCCTAACACCACTTGGCACATTTGAAAGAAGTAATTACTATTGCTCATTCCCAGATGCATGAAAAATTAACACAGTTTACAGGCACATACCAAACTcattcaaaaaaagaaatctgctcATTTCTTCTCTTGCATCTGCTCCTTTTAATGTTCTATCTTtgccattttgttttctctcccagtTTATTGGACGAAGTTCAAAGCCTACAAGATTCAGAGTAGctaagttttttattttggtcGTTAAAAAGGCGCTTGTTGTTTCAGGGGTTAGACAGTAACCagttaattaaatattatatgCCAAAATATCTGAAGTATCTCCAAATAGTTTCTTGAAAAGTTTATTGTAAATTGATCTAGATCAGTTACTTTTTGATTATTAAAAGGCAGGAACAAAAAGAAGTAATGTGAGGCTATTACCATAGCAACCATGGCTACTTGTACTACACTATTATTAAAGAATTCTAATTGTAAAAACCAAATAAGCTATTTCTGTTATAACCAAAGCATCGTTTCTATAAAGTATcattgcagaaaaatacattaaaacaaacaaaaatatcaatTAATTTTATACCTGTTTTCTATTGGGAACATTTTTTTGGCAGTATTTACTAGCTCTGGCACTCTCTTTGCTATTCATTAATTCTTAGTACTATCTATCATTTGGGAGGAAATATCTAGCTGAACTAGATAAAGAACTATTTTAGCAAAGTGACAGCTTTGATCTTACTGACATTGTAACAGTTAAACTGTGGGATATAAAAGTATGTAAAGTTGTGTATCTTAGAGCATAAAGGGCCATAGTTTAATCTTCCCATTGCAATTGACTGTAGAAAACACATCCAAGAAAAAAGTTCCAGAGGCTTAAAATATACCTGAAAACTGCTTAGAACAAGGGGAGGGAACACTATTAAAAGTTGGTTAGAAGAATGAAGACAACTATAGCCTTCACTGACCACCTGCCAGTCCTGCACGTCTTGAAGAGCAGCTAGCACACACGGAACATGGCAGAAATGTTTCCTTATTAAGATGCACTTGCTCCACAGACTCTCTAAAAATTTTGGCTATCCAGAAAACATCCTTGTTTGCCTGTATTTCTCCCATGAACAAGCCTTGGCAATTAAGTCTTGAGCACTAATGGATCAATGTCTGTTGACAACACTTAAGCCCAAAGGCAGTAAGAATGCTGAATTGTGAAAATGTAGGAGGTGTAACACATTCTATACCTCTGGAAGAGGAGTCAAACAAAAAAGGTATCAGCCATGCATTTCAGAGGAGTAATATTCATGGTTTTTATTGTGCTTGCATTACTTTCCATTCAACATCTGAAAAAGCTTCCAAtaaccatttatttatttaattccaCTGTTTGCCATGGTCTCTGCCCTGCAGActcctttccctttcacttCAAATGGAACTCCTTTGTACGTAGCAACACATTGGTCATTGGTATGAAGATCAGGTTGGATTTGCTCCCAAATCTTCTTCTTGGGATTAAGTTCCTTCTCAGGATCTCctgtttcaaaacaaagaacaaccCAATAGCACAcaacacagaaagcagagcaagagCTCCATGTATGTACACCATCTGTGACAACCCACATAACATCACTGCATGTACCTTTAAGGGAAAGAAAGCATTACCTGTGATTctcaaaataaaagctttaatcAGAATAAGGGAATGTCTAGAAAATGTCTCCAGAGCCTCTATCAAAATGCTGATCTCTCAGGGGAAAAATGATTGTTAGTAACAGACCACAAATAGTgtcaaaaggaagaaatcaaacTGTTCCTAGTTGTTCATTTACATCATTTACCAGAGATCAAAAGGATTCCTAAGTAGATGTGGACCACAGAAACACACTAGTCACCAAGACACAGGTTTGCAGTCATCTTAactttagaaattaattactttttacaAACATTTGGTATTAAGTGAATTTGGCAGGTGGCCTTACAGCTACTAAATATTGAACTTAGACAAGAATACTCCAAAATTAGGATACTGTCATATAAATTTAGCCTCAGTTTTCAGCACTGTCTTGCTACTTTTTGTACTATTTGATTACAAAGTCTGGTGCCTAAAATAACAGAAGCATTAGAGGTCAGCTTGTATTTCAGCAATTTATAGCCTCATTTTTGTAAGTTTCACTTCCCTATTTCTAGGTGTACACCACCATAAGCTACCTATGCCCTAGAGGAATTGACAGTCTACTACAATAGCAAATCTGACTGTTTCTAAAGACCACAAAATGCAGGCTTCTTCTACTAAAATTTTGAAATACGGTTAACGAATTACACAGAATAGTGCAGTACTTCAGAGgtataattttcttatttttaaataggcaTGAAGTGCAAAGTATAAGAACAAAGCAATTAAGCTAAATAAGCTCTCTTGCTGTAAAGATATTGAATAAACTGCTGCCTAAAGACAATCTAGAAAAAGCAAGACAACCAACTCGCagtgcaattattttttgttcaaaGGTCTAGTAAATTTAATCTCTTAATTTTAGTAAAATGCAGATTCTCTTCAAGAAAAACGATAATCCacttagaaaattatttaatcataATGCTGTTGGATGCTCTTGATCTCTTGGCTGTAACAcagacaagacaaaaaaaaacaaaacacaagacttgttttaaatacaattaGAGTACACTGAAATGCTGAAAGGGTTTCCATGCAATGTCACTGTTGATAcactatatattttttatttgcttggaGTGCCATATTGACACCATTCTGTCCAAACTATTAAAATCTTGAGTTCCAGAACAAGCAAGAATCAAAAACCAAATCCCAGTAAATACATTCTCCCTAAGATCTTCTCAGAAAAGTCAGGaattccaaaaggaaaataaagaattcTCCAAGTGACCAGGATGTCAAGGTTACAGGGATTTTTAACGTATATGTTTCTAGTAGCTAGCTGAAATTCATTACTGGTTGGTGTTATTTCTAACTGGATGACCAACAGGTGGGTAAATGAACTTTGCTCATTCCAGCCTGCcttactgtttttctccttcaaataTTCTCAATGCTTCAATCTACTCATATTCTCAATGACTGCAAAACTAAGCTACTTCTGCCTATAGACAGGCCTAACTTCGGTAGCTTCTGTAACTGTGTAAGAGAAGCAGACCAGGCCAGATTTCTCTGTTAAGCAGGCTAGGCTTGCCAGAACAAGATTCAATAATGCAATTCACTCATTTCATAACCACACTACACttaagattttaaagaaaaaccagTACCACCACTAATAAACTAAGTATTTAGAGCTAACTGAGCgttttcataaaaaataaaaatcctgctCAATGCTCAAGTTCATGAACAAAGACAGACTTGGATTTAGACCAAAGTGAATGCATATGAACTAATGAAATCATTAAACAGAATGTTAAATGATCCATCCATTGTGcatttccttccccctcctcaaatataaaatgcaagtgcattttttcagtaagaaaaaaaatctgactttcattattaaaaacacGCTTTGGatgttaataataaataagtTTCTTTAGAATCCTATGTCAATCTCCCTTGGGATCTGTGGTGAGCTCATATTAGATTAGCAGAGGCACCAATTTTAAACACTACCAGAGCTTTAGGCTGCGCATTTTCCTATGACTCCTCATTGcatttcttcctccaaaaaaatattctttagaagaatttctataaataaaataaacttgtaGTGGTTTAACGAGCTTCAATAAAAAGAGCCAAATAAGAGGTCCTAAATTATGTTAAACATAACACTCAGGCTAGCTGCTTAAATATTACAAAAGAAATCTCATAATAAGCCTCTCAACTTTGTAACAGCTCAGTAACTATTGAAAGAATTTAACTCAGCAAAAGAAGGGGCAAAAACATGCAGTGATGTGACCTTATGTAAGTGACCTTACAAAAAGTTAACACCACTTAGGCCACTGTGGATTATAACTATGCAACTGAAGGAAAGTATCCATACACCAAAGCTTTGATTAAAGAAGCCTGTTAAATACAGACTAACCACTGCACTCCagttttaggggttttttaaagaGATAATTATTAACTAAATTGCCAGGGATTCCTACATCATAATGATTATTTAACTGTATAACAGATTTGTGGTTCCTGTGGCATTTTTGCATAGAAGAATTTTGTCATAGCATCAATTATACTGCTCTTAGAAAGAAGCAGTTAGTTAGCTGTGAAAGCTCCAGGAATTATTGGTGTATTATGGCAATTATTGTGAATGAGAGTACAGTGTTTACAGACAGGACATGGAGTAATTTTTCTATGGCTTACAAATCAGATTTTTTCCACTGAAGGTAAATAGAAATCAGAGTGTAAAATTTTGGAGCATAAAAGGGTGTTCAAGTTCCCCTAAGGGCAATGACATCAAGCAAACAAAGAACACTCCTCCAGTAAACAGCATTCAAGTCACTCCTCTGCAACACCCAAGGTGTTTCTAGGAAAACTCCTTGgtttccccagaaaaaaaattcaaattgtCTAAATCAAGATACCATTTGTTTACTAAAATAACCAAATAAAATTACCCTGTATCtcatgaatatttttaatggaggagagagaaggcttaaaaataatctcattcCAAGCTGCTTGAGAGACagctgtgtgtgttttgcagtTGCTTTAttgttggtgctgctgcttctgttgctTCATAGACTTTCATACTTCAAACTAAAATAAGACCCAGCTgtcctttctgttttcatttcaaggactcaaatggaatttttatgctttaaaatttctctttaaaaaattatcagaataCAAATGGTTACAATTAAGCATTGAAATTAAATGACAT
Protein-coding sequences here:
- the GIMD1 gene encoding GTPase IMAP family member GIMD1 isoform X2; amino-acid sequence: MADSNEMTINLVVLGRTQTGKSAAGNSLLGSSDFESHFSPRSVTTCCSLGRSCRILGIIRRNGHEFALRVRVLDTPSYPHTVLSKEQELLGPTWKDFTAVLLTHADKAEEAGFSEEAYLHSASSTLLSLVSSVQHKYIFLDNQRSIIKEERAIVLRKLLTFIRQNNYKVLRLKHSKELK
- the GIMD1 gene encoding GTPase IMAP family member GIMD1 isoform X1, with product MADSNEMTINLVVLGRTQTGKSAAGNSLLGSSDFESHFSPRSVTTCCSLGRSCRILGIIRRNGHEFALRVRVLDTPSYPHTVLSKEQVRDTVRSALAHHFGEEGLHLALLVLRADLPVCPDESDHTIQFIQELLGPTWKDFTAVLLTHADKAEEAGFSEEAYLHSASSTLLSLVSSVQHKYIFLDNQRSIIKEERAIVLRKLLTFIRQNNYKVLRLKHSKELK